One window of the Pseudomonas sihuiensis genome contains the following:
- the sutA gene encoding transcriptional regulator SutA, with amino-acid sequence MSDEDLEQDDLDGADEDDGEELAAADDGDSGDDEGDGAVVASGKKSKAKAVEVDELPSIEAKQKERDALARAMEEFLSRGGKVQEVEPNVVADPPKKPDSKYGSRPI; translated from the coding sequence ATGAGCGACGAAGACCTGGAACAAGACGATCTGGACGGGGCTGACGAGGACGATGGTGAGGAGCTGGCTGCTGCCGATGACGGTGACAGCGGCGACGATGAAGGCGATGGTGCGGTCGTAGCCAGCGGCAAGAAGAGCAAGGCCAAAGCCGTTGAAGTCGATGAGCTGCCCAGCATCGAAGCCAAGCAGAAGGAGCGCGATGCCCTGGCGCGTGCCATGGAAGAGTTTCTCTCCCGTGGTGGCAAGGTGCAGGAGGTGGAGCCCAATGTGGTCGCCGATCCACCCAAGAAGCCCGACAGCAAATACGGCAGCCGCCCCATCTGA